One genomic segment of Ricinus communis isolate WT05 ecotype wild-type chromosome 3, ASM1957865v1, whole genome shotgun sequence includes these proteins:
- the LOC8262860 gene encoding uncharacterized protein LOC8262860 isoform X1 gives MVGPPKKHFLPLLLFLSLFALFFFSHYHSSLPLSPVHPDPNPNFIPINNVNKNFSPQSNPSFTFLIKVLAFNRLDSLSRCLQSLANANYEGDTVHLHVYIDHFPFANDSFNVLDQKLEETHKMLEYVDGFHWNFGNKVVHYRTSNVGLQAQWLEAWWPSSNNEFAFVVEDDLEVSPLFYKFVKAVIVNYYYNVTGSSPSIYGVSLQRPRFVPGKHGNKIQLDPGTRLFLYQLVGTWGQIIFPKPWKEFRLWYDKHKSKGIKPFLDGMVTNGWYKRLGERIWTPWFIKFVHSNGYFNIYTNLGHERALSVSHRDAGVNYGKTAGPDSQLVDESSFDYNFLEMQPLSNLKWYDFCFREVLPGRVARNMDDLGSLLPSVQKQQTILLVSMFGTSDEITRNLLCHLERLNIQNYIIMGPSSDFLYDLARRGHPIVDADQLLESLRSQKLIGFRNPNSKQVDVLVKGYVIKKCLEHYNSWMVDTNMLLVNDDLFHGFVGASNDMYAGKRSEIFFVRGSSSARKIWTDDFVNKVGTAVDQASSSGGSRNFVYAVSKLLEQNGIRINWIDETSFGMKIGADSINRSSLEAGKMIYWSAEMGLNLVQKRLEELDMWAIDGDSSCKAVICHQS, from the exons atggtggGCCCGCCAAAGAAACACTTCCTCCCTCTCCTTCTCTTCCTCTCCCTCTTTgcactcttctttttctctcattaTCATTCctctcttcctctctcccCTGTACATCCTGATCCTAATCCCAATTTTATTCCAATAAATAATGTGAACAAGAATTTCAGTCCTCAAAGTAACCCCAGTTTCACTTTCCTTATTAAAGTCCTTGCATTCAACCGTCTAGATTCACTCTCCCGCTGCCTTCAATCCCTTGCCAATGCTAATTATGAAGGTGACACAGTCCATCTTCACGTCTACATTGACCATTTTCCCTTTGCAAATGATTCATTCAATGTTTTGGACCAAAAACTTGAGGAAACACATAAGATGTTGGAGTATGTTGATGGGTTCCATTGGAATTTTGGGAACAAGGTGGTACATTATCGAACCAGTAATGTGGGGCTGCAGGCACAGTGGCTGGAGGCATGGTGGCCCAGCTCCAACAATGAGTTTGCATTTGTTGTGGAAGATGATTTGGAGGTTTCTCCTCTATTTTATAAGTTTGTGAAGGCTgtgattgttaattattacTACAATGTTACTGGCTCTAGTCCTTCTATCTATGGTGTCTCACTTCAACGTCCAAGGTTTGTCCCAG GTAAACATGGAAACAAAATACAATTGGATCCTGGAACACGACTTTTCTTGTATCAGTTGGTTGGCACTTGGGGTCAGATTATATTTCCAAAACCCTGGAAAGAGTTCAGGCTATGGTATGACAAGCACAAGTCAAAAGGCATCAAGCCATTTCTTGATGGAATG GTGACAAATGGATGGTACAAAAGATTGGGAGAAAGGATCTGGACACCTTGGTTCATTAAATTTGTGCATTCTAATGGCTATTTCAATATATACACCAACTTGGGGCATGAGAGAGCACTCAGCGTCTCTCACAGGGATGCTGGTGTTAACTATGGGAAAACAGCTGGACCAGACTCCCAATTAGTGGATGAAAGTTCTTTTGACTACAACTTTCTGGAAATGCAACCTTTGAGTAATTTGAAATGGTATGACTTTTGTTTCAGAGAAGTACTTCCTGGAAGAGTTGCTAGGAACATGGATGATCTTGGGTCTCTTCTTCCCTCTGTGCAGAAACAGCAGACAATTCTGCTTGTGAGCATGTTTGGAACATCAGATGAAATCACAAGGAACCTGCTATGCCATCTTGAGAGGCTGAACATTcagaattatattattatgggTCCTAGCTCTGATTTTCTTTATGATCTTGCTAGAAGGGGGCATCCTATTGTTGATGCTGACCAGCTTCTTGAGAGCCTCAGATCCCAGAAATTGATTGGATTTCGAAATCCCAACTCAAAACAGGTAGATGTATTGGTGAAAGGCTATGTGATCAAGAAATGTTTAGAACATTATAATTCCTGGATGGTAGATACAAACATGCTTTTAGTCAATGATGATCTATTTCATGGATTCGTTGGTGCATCTAATGACATGTATGCTGGGAAGAGATCAGAAATTTTCTTTGTCAGGGGCTCTTCTTCTGCTCGAAAAATTTGGACAGATGATTTTGTGAACAAGGTTGGCACTGCAGTTGATCAAGCTTCATCATCTGGAGGGAGTAGAAATTTTGTTTATGCAGTATCCAAGTTGTTGGAACAGAATGGCATAAGAATTAACTGGATTGATGAGACGAGTTTTGGCATGAAGATCGGTGCCGATAGCATTAATCGGTCCTCTTTGGAGGCGGGTAAAATGATTTATTGGTCTGCCGAGATGGGTCTGAATTTGGTTCAAAAGcggcttgaagaattggataTGTGGGCTATAGATGGTGATTCTTCTTGCAAGGCAGTCATTTGTCACCAATCATAG
- the LOC8262859 gene encoding pentatricopeptide repeat-containing protein At2g13600, whose translation MLSFCQKIAKKPLHSLISTTSFKSNLIQHLSLSTTTHSYLLSLTSTLKSLNQTKQSHAFALLNGFLPQSISLCASLILRYATFHHPSTSHRLFQQTLSFIHSAFLCNTLIRAFSIAKVNDNFETYNQMVRNGIRPDDHTFPFVLKACADNLNVQKGMEIHGCVFKLGFDFDVFVGNTLLLFYGNTGYLSDAKKVFDEMLERDVVSWNTLLGAFSVNGFYLKALDLFYEMNLRSGFRPNMVTVVSVLPVCAALEDEVVASEIHCYVVKIGLDSQVTLCNALVDVYGKCGNLKSSRRVFDEMMERNEVSWNAIITSLAYMEHNKDALEAFRLMINEEVKPNSVTIASILPVLVELEHFDLGKEIHGFSLRFGIESDVFISNSLIDMYAKSGHSTQASVVFHLMTEKNVVSWNAMVANFAQNRFELAAIELVRQMQTDGAIPNPVTFTNALPACARMGFLRPGKEIHARAFRMGCYFDLFVSNALTDMYAKCGFLNLARNVFNISLRDEVSYNILIVGYSQTTNSSESLSLFLEMGLVGMERDVVSYMGVIAACASLVALKQGEEIHALVVRKNLHMHIFIANSLLDFYTKCGKIDLACKIFYRISEKDAASWNTIILGVGMLGELEAAINLFEAMREDGVEYDSVSYIAVLSACSHGGLVEKGKKYFEQMQSQNIKPTQMHYACMVDLLGRAGLMEEAVKLIKGLPIKPDANVWGAMLGACRIYGNIELASWAAEHLFELKPQHSGYYAILSNMYAEAGKWDEANRVRELMKSKGAKKNPGCSWVRIDNQIHAFVAGDKIEKFDPGIWLAES comes from the coding sequence ATGTTATCATTTTGTCaaaaaattgcaaagaaaCCTCTTCATTCTCTAATTTCAACAACTTCATTCAAATCCAATCTCATTCAACACTTGTCTTTATCCACCACTACTCACTCCTATCTTCTATCACTAACTTCTACTCTCAAATCTCTTAACCAAACGAAACAATCTCACGCTTTTGCACTTCTAAATGGCTTCCTTCCACAAAGTATCTCTCTTTGCGCCTCTCTTATCCTCCGCTACGCCACTTTTCACCACCCATCAACCTCTCACCGTCTCTTTCAACAGACCCTTTCTTTTATTCACTCTGCATTCTTGTGCAATACCCTTATTAGGGCTTTCTCCATTGCTAAAGTCAATGATAACTTTGAAACTTATAATCAAATGGTTAGAAATGGCATTAGGCCTGATGATCACACCTTCCCTTTTGTCCTCAAGGCTTGTGCTGATAATTTGAATGTTCAGAAGGGTATGGAGATTCATGGGTGTGTGTTTAAACTCGGGTTTGATTTCGATGTCTTTGTGGGTAATACCCTTTTGTTGTTTTACGGTAACACTGGCTATTTGAGCGATGCTAAGAAGGTGTTTGATGAAATGCTTGAAAGAGATGTTGTGTCGTGGAATACACTTCTTGGAGCGTTTTCAGTTAATGGGTTTTATCTGAAAGCACTTGATTTGTTTTATGAAATGAATTTGAGGTCTGGATTTAGACCTAATATGGTTACTGTTGTTAGTGTGTTGCCGGTTTGTGCTGCGCTTGAAGATGAGGTGGTGGCGAGTGAAATTCACTGTTATGTTGTGAAGATTGGGTTGGATTCTCAGGTGACTCTATGTAATGCCTTAGTTGATGTGTATGGCAAATGCGGGAATCTGAAGAGTTCAAGGCGAGTTTTTGATGAAATGATGGAGAGGAATGAGGTTTCTTGGAATGCAATTATTACTAGTCTTGCTTATATGGAGCATAATAAAGATGCACTTGAGGCGTTTAGATTGATGATCAATGAAGAGGTGAAACCAAATTCGGTCACCATTGCTAGTATTTTACCTGTATTGGTTGAATTAGAACATTTTGATTTAGGTAAGGAAATTCATGGTTTCAGCTTAAGATTCGGAATTGAATCTGATGTTTTTATTTCCAACTCATTGATTGATATGTATGCAAAATCTGGCCATTCAACCCAAGCTTCTGTTGTGTTTCATCTAATGACTGAAAAGAATGTTGTTTCTTGGAATGCCATGGTTGCTAATTTTGCTCAAAACAGGTTTGAATTAGCAGCCATAGAGTTGGTGAGGCAAATGCAAACTGATGGTGCAATTCCAAATCCAGTCACCTTCACGAATGCTCTTCCAGCTTGCGCACGAATGGGATTCCTTCGTCCTGGAAAAGAAATCCATGCAAGGGCATTCCGCATGGGATGCTACTTTGATCTGTTTGTCTCCAATGCTCTGACAGATATGTATGCTAAGTGTGGTTTCCTGAATCTTGCTCGAAATGTATTTAACATCTCCCTCAGAGATGAAGTATCTTATAACATTTTGATTGTTGGATATTCTCAAACAACTAATAGCTCAGAGTCTCTTAGTTTATTCTTAGAAATGGGGCTTGTGGGTATGGAGCGCGATGTAGTTTCCTACATGGGAGTTATTGCAGCATGTGCAAGTCTAGTGGCGTTGAAGCAGGGAGAAGAGATCCATGCATTAGTTGTACGGAAGAATTTGCACATGCATATCTTTATTGCTAACTCACTTTTGGATTTCTATACCAAGTGTGGGAAAATTGATCTTGCTTGTAAGATCTTTTACCGAATTTCAGAGAAGGATGCAGCCTCTTGGAATACCATTATTTTAGGTGTTGGAATGCTAGGTGAGTTGGAGGCTGCCATCAATCTCTTTGAAGCAATGAGAGAAGATGGTGTGGAATATGATTCAGTATCATATATTGCAGTCTTGTCAGCTTGTAGTCACGGCGGGCTAGTCGAAAAGGGGAAGAAGTACTTCGAGCAAATGCAATCTCaaaatattaagccaacacaAATGCACTATGCCTGTATGGTTGACCTCCTTGGCCGGGCTGGACTTATGGAAGAAGCAGTAAAACTCATTAAAGGTTTGCCTATTAAACCAGATGCCAATGTATGGGGTGCTATGCTTGGAGCTTGCAGAATCTATGGGAATATAGAGTTGGCATCTTGGGCAGCAGAACATTTATTTGAGTTAAAGCCACAGCATTCTGGATACTACGCCATTCTTTCAAACATGTATGCAGAAGCAGGAAAATGGGATGAGGCAAACAGGGTAAGGGAGCTAATGAAGTCGAAGGGTGCAAAGAAAAATCCTGGTTGCAGTTGGGTCCGAATTGACAACCAGATCCATGCATTTGTAGCAGGAGacaaaattgagaaatttgATCCAGGTATTTGGCTTGCAGAAtcatga
- the LOC8262860 gene encoding uncharacterized protein LOC8262860 isoform X2 has product MLLALVLLSMVSHFNVQGKHGNKIQLDPGTRLFLYQLVGTWGQIIFPKPWKEFRLWYDKHKSKGIKPFLDGMVTNGWYKRLGERIWTPWFIKFVHSNGYFNIYTNLGHERALSVSHRDAGVNYGKTAGPDSQLVDESSFDYNFLEMQPLSNLKWYDFCFREVLPGRVARNMDDLGSLLPSVQKQQTILLVSMFGTSDEITRNLLCHLERLNIQNYIIMGPSSDFLYDLARRGHPIVDADQLLESLRSQKLIGFRNPNSKQVDVLVKGYVIKKCLEHYNSWMVDTNMLLVNDDLFHGFVGASNDMYAGKRSEIFFVRGSSSARKIWTDDFVNKVGTAVDQASSSGGSRNFVYAVSKLLEQNGIRINWIDETSFGMKIGADSINRSSLEAGKMIYWSAEMGLNLVQKRLEELDMWAIDGDSSCKAVICHQS; this is encoded by the exons ATGTTACTGGCTCTAGTCCTTCTATCTATGGTGTCTCACTTCAACGTCCAAG GTAAACATGGAAACAAAATACAATTGGATCCTGGAACACGACTTTTCTTGTATCAGTTGGTTGGCACTTGGGGTCAGATTATATTTCCAAAACCCTGGAAAGAGTTCAGGCTATGGTATGACAAGCACAAGTCAAAAGGCATCAAGCCATTTCTTGATGGAATG GTGACAAATGGATGGTACAAAAGATTGGGAGAAAGGATCTGGACACCTTGGTTCATTAAATTTGTGCATTCTAATGGCTATTTCAATATATACACCAACTTGGGGCATGAGAGAGCACTCAGCGTCTCTCACAGGGATGCTGGTGTTAACTATGGGAAAACAGCTGGACCAGACTCCCAATTAGTGGATGAAAGTTCTTTTGACTACAACTTTCTGGAAATGCAACCTTTGAGTAATTTGAAATGGTATGACTTTTGTTTCAGAGAAGTACTTCCTGGAAGAGTTGCTAGGAACATGGATGATCTTGGGTCTCTTCTTCCCTCTGTGCAGAAACAGCAGACAATTCTGCTTGTGAGCATGTTTGGAACATCAGATGAAATCACAAGGAACCTGCTATGCCATCTTGAGAGGCTGAACATTcagaattatattattatgggTCCTAGCTCTGATTTTCTTTATGATCTTGCTAGAAGGGGGCATCCTATTGTTGATGCTGACCAGCTTCTTGAGAGCCTCAGATCCCAGAAATTGATTGGATTTCGAAATCCCAACTCAAAACAGGTAGATGTATTGGTGAAAGGCTATGTGATCAAGAAATGTTTAGAACATTATAATTCCTGGATGGTAGATACAAACATGCTTTTAGTCAATGATGATCTATTTCATGGATTCGTTGGTGCATCTAATGACATGTATGCTGGGAAGAGATCAGAAATTTTCTTTGTCAGGGGCTCTTCTTCTGCTCGAAAAATTTGGACAGATGATTTTGTGAACAAGGTTGGCACTGCAGTTGATCAAGCTTCATCATCTGGAGGGAGTAGAAATTTTGTTTATGCAGTATCCAAGTTGTTGGAACAGAATGGCATAAGAATTAACTGGATTGATGAGACGAGTTTTGGCATGAAGATCGGTGCCGATAGCATTAATCGGTCCTCTTTGGAGGCGGGTAAAATGATTTATTGGTCTGCCGAGATGGGTCTGAATTTGGTTCAAAAGcggcttgaagaattggataTGTGGGCTATAGATGGTGATTCTTCTTGCAAGGCAGTCATTTGTCACCAATCATAG